Proteins encoded within one genomic window of Vanrija pseudolonga chromosome 3, complete sequence:
- the mob2 gene encoding Maintenance of ploidy protein mob2: MSGFLNSFGSRLRAPKRSPIPSQLGATAGGSYDAPLVSPGAEVAGSPGSPVQKPLFLCQPFVKAALVKGSFKTIVAPPKYVDVNEWVAINLFDFYHNLNHFYSALTEFCTIHNCPTMSAGPTLNFLWPDQNQRLVSLPAPTYIDFVMSWLQKLLEDEGVFPTKSGRDFPQSFAYTAKHIYKHLFRVFAHLYHAHFEQVVHLSIEAHFNSLFAHFLAFGKEFDLLVMKDLMTPQGLGQGVAELAERWREMGILEV; the protein is encoded by the exons ATGTCCGGCTTTCTCAACTCATTCGG cagccgcctgcgcgcgccgaaGCGCTCGCCTATCCCGTCGCAGCTCGGCGCTaccgccggcggctcgtacgacgcgccgctcgtctcgcccggcgccgaggtcgccggcTCGCCTGGCTCGCCCGTCCAGAAGCCCCTCTTCCTCTGCCAGCCGTTCgtcaaggccgcgctcgtcaaggGGAGCTTCAAGACCATCGTCGCGCCGCCAAAGTATGTCGACGTGAACGAGTGGGTCGCTATCAACT TGTTCGACTTCTACCACAACCTCAACCACTTCTACTCTGCCCTCACAGAGTTCTGCACGATCCACAACTGCCCGACAATGTCAGCGGGCCCGAC ACTAAACTTCCTCTGGCCCGACCAGAACCAGCGCCTCGTCAGcctccccgcgccgacgtACATCGACTTTGTGATGAGCTGGCTGCagaagctgctcgaggacgagggcgtgtTCCCTACCAAGTCTG gccGCGACTTCCCCCAGTCGTTCGCGTACACCGCAAAGCACATCTACAAGCACCTCTTCCGCGTGTTTGCCCACCTCTACCACGCCCACTTTGAGCAGGTCGTCCACCTCTCCATCGAGGCACACTTCAACTCGCTCTTTGCGCACTTCCTCGCGTTCGGCAAGGAGTttgacctcctcgtcatgAAGGACCTCATGACCCCCCAGGGCTTGGGCCAGGGTgttgccgagctcgctgaGCGCTGGCGCGAGATGGGCATCCTCGAGGTGTAG
- the SRP9 gene encoding Signal recognition particle protein, giving the protein MVYIKTWTDFESAVIELYNRAPRQTRYVVKFIPKTGHLVLKVTDDIKCIKYKTFSAIILNRFESLNLRLLSSITNARRRAPLVVGSGSAGAGTPTAERDDPLKAGAAGSGSNTPQRKGTPAATAGGGATGGGAGKKKKKGKR; this is encoded by the exons ATGGTCTACATCAAGACGTGGACCGACTTTGAGAGC GCCGTGATCGAGCTGTATAACCGCGCACCGAGACAA acGCGCTATGTCGTCAAGTTCATCCCCAAGACGGGGCATCTCGTGCTCAAGGTGACAGATGACATCAAG TGCATCAAGTACAAGACCTTCTCGGCCATCATCCTCAACCGCTTCGAGTCGCTCAacctccgcctcctctcAAGCATCACCaatgcgcgccgccgcgccccgctgGTGGTGGGCAGCGGGTCCGCAGGCGCCGGCACGCCcacggccgagcgcgacgaccccctcaaggccggcgctgctggaTCAGGCTCCAACACGCCACAGCGCAAGGGCACGCCTGCTGCcactgctggcggcggcgctaccggcggcggcgcgggcaagaagaagaagaagggcaagcgATGA